DNA sequence from the Schistocerca serialis cubense isolate TAMUIC-IGC-003099 chromosome 9, iqSchSeri2.2, whole genome shotgun sequence genome:
GTGTTAAGGTTGTTTTCTGGGTTGGGGTTGTGTCAGCTACAACAGTAAACAAAGTTTGATGGAGACTTTGAGTGTTGTTTTCTTCATTGCAGCTCTGTGCTCTGCTAGCATAGTGCCCTGCAACCTGGAAACACCCTGACTCACTAATCAAGTCAGGTATTGACAAGTCTCTGTCTGTTATTTCCTTTCCATTCTCAGTATGTGGCTTCACAGAATACTCCTTAGCAGCAGCTGATTTTGCTAGGGCTGCAGCTAAATTTTCTTTGTATGCAGTTCTGTTGTACAAATCTTGATTAGGCCCTGTATCTGATGACTCATGATGACCATATGTAGAAGTAGAAACACTTTCTGTCACTATCTCGTGGTTCTCAAGTGACATGAACAAATTCTGAAGTACACTATCATCATCAAGATCAAGTTCACGGTTACGCAGACTGGCGTCCTCTTCTGCTTCCTCTTTTATGGGGAACTCTTCCTTAACCACTGCTTGCCTTGTTATTGCCACATCACTGCCTGGAATTTTGTTATGCAATAAATTTAAACTGGTTTCTACTTCTGCACTGTGTGTCAAATTCCGAGTTTTGCACAAAGGGTTACCTGTATTGTCACATACAGCTTTACCAATTGACTTATTGTCCATATCAAAACTAGTGCTTGCATGTCCCGATATTTCACTTTCATTGTGAAACAAGACGTGTGCATCCATTCCTTCCATGCCAGGAGAGACATCAATAGCAGCAGTAACACTACTGTCATCTGTTTCCTCCTCCTGAACAGAATGCAACAACGAATCACAACTTTCTTTCTGTTCAAAACTAGTAGGGCATATCAAAAATTCTGAAAGAGAAAGTGACTCATGAACATTGTGATATTCATCTGCCTCTGTCTCTGCACCCACAAATTCATGGGCAAAAAACACACGTTGCTCAGTGTTTAGCAAtgaattttcagtttctgtaaCACAGTCTTGACCCGCTACAAGCGAAGCAGAACTGTCATTTCTGTTTTGAAATTTCAATACAGCATTCTCTGTTTCCatttgcaaaaaatcttgttcctgATCTGAGGATTTTCTGTTTGTGCAAGAGccattttctattgcagcacagcTGTGACCACCAATGGCTTCCACCGAGATATGATCAGAGTTACATGCTTCCAATGTTTCATTTGCAAGTTGCTGAAGTGATGTTTCTTCTACTAAAACATCTGTTCTTTCACTTTTATCAATAGATGGATTTTCTACAACCTCACCTAAGTTAACATCATTTTTAATGAACTGAGACCTAATTGCAACTGCATCTACCATGTCAACAGCTGCCTCTGAACGATAATTAGTAAATTTAGACTGTAGTTTTATTAGTTTTGGAAGCCTTGTATCCAATTCATCATCTAATGTGTGCCTTTTGGTTGCAGTGTGGTCAGGCACTCTCATGTCACAAAATTTCATACTGTTATTGAATGGAAAATTTCTAATGCATGAAAACTGAGGTACTCCGTGTGAAAGCTTTTGTTCCAAATGATTATTCGTGTAATCTTCATCAAGCATCTTTCCTTCTCTGCTGCTGTTTACTAAGCTATCCTGTTTAGGCAGTTCATGTGGAACAGCAATTAAAAATTCTGATGACATTGTTTTCGCTCACTGAATGATACAATCAAATTTTCTATTTTTCCACCAAGTTGTTTATTGGAATCCAAATGTGAACaggttgttgcagtattattcagtGCCCATTCAATAGCCAACAATTACAACTCCAAACACCTGGAACAAAAGATTAAATTTAAAACTGATTTTTATCTTTGGCATTACACAATACAAAAACGAATACCTACAGCAAATTTCAATATTTCTCCCCATGTTACAACAGCTGCGATACAGTAATTGCTAAGGTGTACTAAAAGATTCAGTTACCATTCCTGCACACCCATCACACGTTCTACCACAtcacttttacacacacacacacacacacacacacacacacacacacacacacacacacacacagagagagagagagagagagagagagagagagagagagagagagagagagagaaattatttaACCTTCTCGGTCCTTATGTAGCATCCAACAGCTACatgcaactcccccccccccccctcccagctgaGGGAACAAACTAAAGTCACTGTGCCTGATAGTATATTTTACTTCATGTACTTTTAGTAGAACACTTCTTTCTGTTTCTGAATGTTCCCAGAAGCTGGAAGTATCTGCTTGAAGAACACTGTTTGTAGAGTCAGCATAGGTTTGGGAAATTAAGTTATTTTATGTTTGTCTTCAGTAATTTTGAactatatgtatttagaatatctTAATACATCTTACACAATTGAATACCACATCGTTTACTTAATCCCAATGCAGTGATACATTATTTTTTAAGTAGCACTGAGTCAACACTTGACAATGTCCTATACTCTCAACATTACTGAGGGATCATTATCAAAGTTTTTTAGTGTTTGTTACAGATTTTTCTCAAGGAGGCACACTTCAGTTATTTTATAACATAAATAGTATTCTCTttgaacaatattttaattacaatgAGTCTCATTCATattagatgaagatggaagaaagaTTAAAAGCATATTTTCATGTACATTCTTTAGTATTGAATGATGCAGTAATCATGAAACCTCTCAGTACCATTGACTCGGATCTGTCTGATCTTGAAGACTGGGAGGAAGGACTGGGCCTGTGACCTAACAGTCAAGCAAGATGTTCCAGCAGCAGATGACAGTTCAGAATCCGATAATTATTCTGTTAGCACTTGTATCAATTCATGGAAACATAAGTACCCTAGATGAGAATTTAACACATTTTGATCAAGAgaatgcaaaaagaaaaagaagaagaagagagtttTGAAATGGAGGAGGAATATGACATACATGAAGCAGTCCCGGTGAGGAGGCATCGCAGAGCAACAATGCTGTCACCACCTACAGCAAGGGTATTCTATGCCAAACATCTACCTGACGTAATGAATGAAACCCAGAAACATCACTCCAGATGTAAGATACCAGGGTGTaagcattacatgtaaacacattgCACTAAgagtaaaattaatttgttttgcagaaaaaaatattttttgtagaattgaaaaaaaattagCAGAATTATGAAAAGTTTTCAGGTTGTACTTCCACATTAAACAAAAGTAATATTTTGTGGTACTTACACAAATGTACTTACATATTTCAGCTATCTGACTGTAAACAAAATCCACCAAAGCAAACATTGCAAGTATTTCATTATTAGGATAAAAAACATGTCCTGACATGTAATATTCTGTGGTACTTACACAAATGTACTTGCATATTTCAGCTATCTGACTGTAAACAAAATCCACCAAAGCAAACATTGCAAGTATTTCATTATTAGGATAAAAAACCATGTCCTGACATGTGTGCTACTTTTCGTAAGTAACATCaagtttttaaattcagtattttagtCTTACATGGTCTCTGAATACAAATAAGAACTTTTCTGCCATGAAATCTCATACGAATGCGTTCTGGGTATGGTGCTATGTCACATCGTAAATCAGTGACCTTCTATAGCGCCTACTGGTGTATTTTTGACGTCCAGGGTCACTTATATTTTGTCATGACTGCTCTGCTGTAATGATGATATTGGTCACCTACTGGGAAACTTTATTGTAATGGGTTTCCTGTGGTGGAGGGAGTGGGCATCTACTGTTGTCTATTACATCTTTCAGCGTGTGGTTTGACTGGTAGTCATGGTCGATCAGGCAGTGAAGACCTACATAATTATATCATTAAATCTAAGCTCAGGAATGAGGGAGTTAACCCAAGTTATTTCTATTGTTTGAAATGATGTGGCCTAGCTTCCAGTCTGTCAACTGAAGTTGAAGCTGACAAAATAAAaatcttttcttgatttatgttctTTTATGATAAGTAAATCAAAATTTGAAATCTCTCTCATGTTATTTTATTGCAGTCCAACCACAGGGTGTTATTTTCAATGTTAATTCAATGCTCTATATTTTAACCAGCTGGCCTCTACATTTTTGTTCACAACTATATAACAAtgttattaaaaatgaagatatCCTTCCCCCGagtatttatttaattataaatatattttcattcTACCTATGGTAATGTGACATTTTGGCACCATCACAATAAAGAGCTCTAATAATTTCAATATCAGGTGCATTGGCAGTCCCCACTGCTGAAAAAGATCAATTTGCTTATactgattaaaattaaattaaagctgaCACTACACACCAGGGAAATGAGTTCCTTCAATCAGAGCTCAAGACATAATGCACAGACTGTGTGGTGTTGTCAACTTGATACAATAAATCAGTTAACTTCTAGTGCTCAAACTGCACTCTCTGCCTAAGTGATATTTGACAAACTGAATCCTGGCACTACCTGCAGCCTGTTTTAATGCCACTAACCATAGCTATTAAATCCACGTTTTTCCACAAGATTTACTGATTCTTTGAATGAGCATTTACTAAGGCGACACTGTAGAGGTGACAGAAGTCAACCGACAAATGATTTTCATTAGACTATAGGAATTATGTCTTCGTCATCTTGGGCATTGGACATGGATACTATTGGAGTTGCTACTGATGCATAAATAATGCTATAGACAATTAAAAGTAACTTTACAAAAATGTTTTAGGTAGCTGACACTGAAGTAGTTGCATGATCCCTTAAGTGTTAAGCAAATAAATTTCTATTCTTTCGTTAGTTACGTGTTCAA
Encoded proteins:
- the LOC126418981 gene encoding uncharacterized protein LOC126418981; the encoded protein is MSSEFLIAVPHELPKQDSLVNSSREGKMLDEDYTNNHLEQKLSHGVPQFSCIRNFPFNNSMKFCDMRVPDHTATKRHTLDDELDTRLPKLIKLQSKFTNYRSEAAVDMVDAVAIRSQFIKNDVNLGEVVENPSIDKSERTDVLVEETSLQQLANETLEACNSDHISVEAIGGHSCAAIENGSCTNRKSSDQEQDFLQMETENAVLKFQNRNDSSASLVAGQDCVTETENSLLNTEQRVFFAHEFVGAETEADEYHNVHESLSLSEFLICPTSFEQKESCDSLLHSVQEEETDDSSVTAAIDVSPGMEGMDAHVLFHNESEISGHASTSFDMDNKSIGKAVCDNTGNPLCKTRNLTHSAEVETSLNLLHNKIPGSDVAITRQAVVKEEFPIKEEAEEDASLRNRELDLDDDSVLQNLFMSLENHEIVTESVSTSTYGHHESSDTGPNQDLYNRTAYKENLAAALAKSAAAKEYSVKPHTENGKEITDRDLSIPDLISESGCFQVAGHYASRAQSCNEENNTQSLHQTLFTVVADTTPTQKTTLTQKTDASFEKVKKTREERLLTSLPRCFVAKIPATIVQSSENRSDFVATSGSEAENSIKPDTDVIHKHHKKELIKKFSSGLLKDGECDMSSSRDNRIHTETALKDSALPSTSTATTNEDKCIKDTIVISDSDDDSIIEFDVVKTCSKKRNTKSSHSGSLDKNTQSSSRKGTSSTRSSTNEESLGHQARNSVAKGSDILECIVVSDSDDESSNAVLSSRNRASNHSDEGVNVSDAESRVSVSDMNRRNRTESHGVIDLSGGRSPPAMPKSNSVVPSAGDSGVGVLATAFAAGDSQCSLADRLGVRNSGLDTNNSDTFTHIVAATITYTPGQSNLGRDGDVIDLSRRNLSPLITTWQNKTNSALDVLDLSGSDKKQQERHSVIKSVGTATDNKSATKDIAEDKDSSPAWSCPICFESLLSGRQSVSSTPCGHVFCTKCIEEAVNQFKKCPTCCRKVALKRVHKIFL